A part of Thermus sp. LT1-2-5 genomic DNA contains:
- a CDS encoding MFS transporter, which yields MFHLLPWSREGLFVFLRLVLAVGLMEGVRSGFFAGLMPFYAPERLHLGPATFTLAYTLHQLAENLSKSFGGLLAERAGFGKTATLAGAVGLWVLLLTPKAQAAWILWALAILWGLSLSTLYPGLMTLASRIAVPGREARALSFTFTLVLPWAGIGLVGVGQVAQRHPEAALTLLLLAQSLALLLTLSLIAFRIPLPPAKREAYPLGRLVLFLPAAFGQTFAPALVSLFLLRYAKERLGLEPIALGGLLLLGGALAFGLLPFTGRLVDRRGYRLALVGGLALLGLVMLRLATTTSLVETALLALLAGLGYSLFMPGWNGFLARNLPEENRAAIWGGLMTVEGLGVALGPAVGGVLWEALGPQAPFLAGSALFLALSLFYALILGRGRWN from the coding sequence GTGTTTCACCTGCTTCCGTGGTCCAGGGAAGGCCTTTTCGTTTTCCTGCGCCTCGTCTTGGCCGTGGGCCTCATGGAGGGGGTGCGGAGCGGCTTCTTTGCCGGCCTTATGCCCTTCTACGCCCCCGAGCGCTTGCACTTAGGCCCCGCCACCTTCACCCTGGCCTACACCCTCCACCAACTGGCGGAAAACCTTTCCAAAAGCTTTGGCGGCCTCTTGGCGGAGCGGGCCGGTTTCGGCAAGACCGCCACCTTGGCGGGGGCGGTGGGGCTTTGGGTACTTCTTCTCACCCCTAAGGCGCAGGCGGCCTGGATCCTATGGGCCCTGGCCATCCTTTGGGGCCTTTCCCTTTCCACCCTCTACCCGGGGCTCATGACCTTGGCGAGCCGCATCGCCGTTCCCGGGCGGGAGGCGCGGGCCCTTTCCTTCACCTTTACCCTGGTTTTGCCTTGGGCGGGCATCGGCCTTGTGGGGGTGGGCCAGGTGGCCCAACGCCACCCCGAGGCCGCCCTCACCCTGTTGCTCCTGGCCCAAAGCCTTGCCCTTCTCCTCACCCTAAGCCTGATCGCCTTCCGCATCCCCTTGCCCCCCGCCAAGCGGGAAGCCTACCCCTTGGGCCGCCTCGTCCTCTTCCTCCCCGCCGCCTTCGGCCAAACCTTCGCCCCCGCTTTGGTGTCCCTCTTCCTCCTCCGCTACGCCAAGGAGCGGTTGGGCCTCGAGCCCATCGCCTTGGGAGGGCTCCTCCTCCTGGGCGGAGCCCTTGCCTTCGGCCTCCTTCCCTTCACCGGACGGCTTGTGGACCGCCGCGGCTACCGGCTCGCCCTGGTGGGGGGGCTCGCCCTGTTAGGCCTGGTCATGCTCCGCCTGGCCACCACCACAAGCCTGGTGGAAACGGCCCTCCTGGCCCTCTTGGCCGGGCTTGGGTATAGCCTTTTCATGCCGGGCTGGAACGGTTTCCTGGCCCGAAACCTCCCTGAGGAAAACCGGGCCGCCATCTGGGGCGGCCTCATGACCGTGGAGGGCCTAGGGGTAGCCTTGGGGCCGGCGGTGGGGGGGGTGTTGTGGGAGGCGTTGGGCCCGCAGGCCCCCTTCCTTGCGGGTAGCGCCCTCTTTCTCGCCCTGAGCCTCTTCTATGCCCTCATCCTGGGGAGGGGGAGATGGAATTAG
- a CDS encoding glycosyltransferase family 4 protein has product MRLYRIGLFTDVYFPNPNGVTTSVYLLLRELRRMGHEAWVIAPKHPEAPAQEEGVVRVPSVAYPFYEGQQIALPSAKYLPTEFELIHTHTPLTLGVWGLRIARNKGLPHVSTFHTHYEKYAHYVPGLAILDKYTGIVPRLAKAFYNRVEVVIAPTEPVKRLAEGYGIERPIRVIPTGIDTRILEEAPLPSPPPWPAGKRRLITVGRLGKEKSFDVVLKAVAELSREADVFLVHIGEGPELAALQALAHELGIAERVRFLGPVPYHRIGGYYRLAELFLFASETETQGLVIWEAQAMGVPVVAVGAEGVLEGVEDGKTGYLVPPGDYRALAEKALELLQDESKRERMSLQARAWAMERSAERIAERIVAVYDEASEILRAEPRRLIFPFPRLPRNTLEDRPKGF; this is encoded by the coding sequence ATGCGCCTTTACCGTATAGGCCTCTTCACCGACGTCTACTTCCCTAACCCCAACGGGGTGACCACGAGCGTGTATCTCCTGTTACGGGAACTGCGCCGCATGGGGCACGAGGCCTGGGTGATCGCCCCCAAGCACCCCGAGGCCCCAGCCCAGGAGGAAGGCGTGGTGCGGGTACCTTCCGTGGCCTACCCCTTTTACGAGGGCCAGCAAATCGCCCTGCCCTCGGCCAAGTACCTGCCCACGGAGTTTGAGCTCATCCACACCCATACCCCCCTGACCCTGGGGGTCTGGGGGCTTCGCATCGCCCGCAACAAGGGCCTGCCCCACGTGTCCACCTTCCACACCCACTACGAGAAATACGCCCACTACGTGCCCGGCCTCGCCATTTTGGACAAGTACACGGGCATCGTCCCCCGCCTGGCCAAGGCCTTTTACAACCGGGTGGAGGTGGTCATCGCCCCCACGGAGCCGGTGAAGCGCCTGGCGGAAGGCTACGGTATAGAAAGGCCCATCCGGGTTATCCCCACGGGAATCGACACCCGGATCTTGGAGGAAGCCCCCCTCCCCTCCCCCCCTCCCTGGCCTGCGGGGAAGCGCCGCCTCATCACCGTGGGGCGGTTGGGCAAGGAGAAGTCCTTCGACGTGGTGCTGAAGGCGGTGGCGGAACTCAGTCGGGAAGCGGACGTCTTCCTGGTCCACATCGGCGAAGGACCTGAGCTAGCCGCCCTGCAGGCCCTGGCCCACGAACTGGGCATTGCGGAACGGGTGCGCTTCCTAGGCCCGGTACCCTACCACCGCATCGGCGGCTACTACCGCCTGGCGGAGCTTTTCCTCTTCGCCAGCGAAACGGAAACCCAGGGCCTGGTGATCTGGGAGGCCCAGGCCATGGGGGTCCCGGTGGTGGCGGTGGGGGCGGAAGGGGTGTTGGAGGGGGTGGAAGACGGCAAGACGGGGTACCTGGTCCCCCCGGGGGATTACCGGGCCCTGGCGGAGAAGGCCCTAGAGCTTCTGCAGGACGAGAGCAAACGGGAGCGCATGAGCCTGCAGGCGCGCGCCTGGGCCATGGAGCGCTCGGCGGAGCGCATCGCCGAGAGGATCGTGGCGGTGTACGACGAGGCAAGCGAAATCCTGCGGGCAGAACCCCGGCGGCTTATCTTTCCTTTTCCCCGCCTTCCCCGAAATACCCTCGAGGATCGCCCAAAAGGTTTCTGA
- a CDS encoding polysaccharide deacetylase family protein translates to MELALGLVLLYGLTDLLFRFLGLGAYAHGSRREAKVALTFDDGPSERTEALLALLRRHGVKATFFLTGERARRHPEWVEAILREGHQVEDHGAYHRPLTLLLPWVEWRHMAQGRARYYRPPHGLHTPFTRPFAWALGKRVALWDLESKDWLSLPPEALAERLLYYLRPGSIVLLHDGPERTLRLLERALPQMLALGYRPVTLDELRPVPLTLRRALIRGLQGFEERYNRRHRVERAGLGPFDLFRLEKKPFPGPSLPGLPAGTPAFELHLESQRAMELSPLEAIRYVRESLKKVALRVAQDPEVRLVYGYSYLAPGGRLFGFQTAPLPPWPRLVASLASAWFYWLYRGELPKRESFWASLAYLTREELLRRYPPSTPASPPPAPGEP, encoded by the coding sequence ATGGAATTAGCCCTTGGCCTGGTCCTCCTTTATGGGCTTACTGACCTCCTCTTCCGCTTCTTGGGCCTGGGGGCTTATGCCCACGGAAGCCGCCGCGAGGCCAAGGTGGCCCTCACCTTTGACGACGGGCCTTCGGAGAGGACGGAGGCCCTTCTTGCCCTCCTCCGGCGCCACGGGGTCAAGGCCACCTTCTTCCTCACAGGAGAAAGGGCGAGGCGTCACCCGGAATGGGTGGAGGCCATCCTGCGAGAGGGGCACCAGGTGGAGGACCACGGGGCCTACCATCGACCCCTCACCCTCCTCCTCCCCTGGGTGGAGTGGCGGCACATGGCCCAAGGCCGGGCCCGTTACTACCGTCCCCCCCATGGCCTGCACACCCCCTTCACCCGCCCCTTCGCCTGGGCCCTGGGCAAACGGGTGGCCCTTTGGGACCTAGAAAGCAAGGACTGGCTTTCCCTACCCCCCGAGGCCCTGGCGGAAAGGCTCCTTTACTACCTGCGCCCGGGCTCCATCGTCCTCCTCCACGACGGGCCTGAGCGCACCCTACGCCTTCTAGAGCGCGCCCTCCCCCAGATGCTCGCCCTGGGCTATCGGCCCGTGACCCTGGACGAGCTTCGTCCCGTTCCCCTCACCCTCAGGCGTGCCCTCATCCGAGGGCTACAAGGGTTTGAGGAGCGGTACAACCGCCGCCACCGGGTGGAACGGGCGGGGCTTGGGCCCTTTGACCTCTTCCGCCTGGAGAAGAAGCCCTTCCCTGGGCCGAGCCTCCCCGGCCTCCCCGCAGGAACCCCCGCCTTTGAGCTCCACCTGGAAAGCCAAAGGGCCATGGAGCTCTCGCCCCTCGAGGCCATCCGGTACGTCCGGGAAAGCCTGAAAAAGGTAGCCCTACGGGTGGCCCAAGACCCCGAGGTGCGCCTGGTCTATGGGTACAGCTACCTGGCCCCAGGGGGGCGGCTCTTCGGCTTTCAAACCGCCCCCCTCCCCCCCTGGCCCCGCCTGGTGGCCAGCCTGGCTAGCGCCTGGTTTTACTGGCTGTACCGCGGGGAGCTCCCCAAACGGGAAAGCTTTTGGGCGAGCCTGGCCTACCTCACCCGGGAGGAGCTCCTACGGCGATACCCACCGTCCACTCCCGCTTCCCCACCCCCGGCACCCGGTGAACCCTAA
- a CDS encoding glycosyltransferase family A protein translates to MRISVVIPAHNEEAYLAGALEAVLAQTLPPFEVIVVDNASTDRTREVAEGFGVRVVYCARKGVAHARQAGLLAARGEWVAMTDADSRPLPHWLSALSRRAEGALALYGPLRFYGVSPWEAALSEWGYRVFLRLMALLGRPNLAGANLMVHKEAALRVGGFPEVEAREDVLLGYKLARLGPVRYVPEALVLTSARRLKGGWGRFLLRQLRNLLGDPRGYFGEGGEKER, encoded by the coding sequence GTGCGGATTAGCGTGGTGATCCCCGCCCATAACGAGGAGGCCTACCTAGCAGGGGCCTTGGAGGCGGTGCTGGCCCAGACCCTTCCCCCCTTTGAGGTCATCGTGGTGGACAACGCCTCCACCGACCGCACCCGGGAGGTGGCGGAAGGCTTTGGGGTGCGGGTGGTGTACTGCGCCCGAAAGGGGGTGGCCCACGCCCGCCAGGCGGGGCTTTTGGCCGCTCGAGGGGAGTGGGTGGCCATGACCGATGCGGACTCCAGGCCCTTGCCCCACTGGCTTTCCGCCCTTTCCCGCCGCGCCGAGGGCGCCCTCGCCCTCTACGGCCCCTTGCGCTTTTACGGGGTTTCCCCTTGGGAGGCCGCCCTTTCCGAATGGGGGTACCGGGTGTTCCTCCGCCTCATGGCCCTCTTGGGCCGCCCCAACCTGGCGGGGGCCAACCTCATGGTCCACAAGGAGGCGGCCCTGAGGGTGGGGGGGTTCCCGGAGGTGGAGGCCCGGGAGGACGTGCTCTTAGGCTATAAGCTGGCCCGGCTCGGTCCCGTGCGCTACGTGCCCGAGGCCTTGGTCCTCACCTCGGCCCGCAGGCTAAAGGGGGGGTGGGGTCGGTTCCTCCTGAGGCAACTCAGAAACCTTTTGGGCGATCCTCGAGGGTATTTCGGGGAAGGCGGGGAAAAGGAAAGATAA